The region AAGAAGTCAGTATTTGTAGTAGCTTTGCAGGAGTTTAGTAGAGATTGTTGAAGTATTAGATATGATATAATAGTATTTTTACTTGAGGGGGCATATAAATGGATGTAAAATTATTTAGTGATCTTGAAGGCTTACGAATTGCGATGGATATAGAGGAGCAGGGGCGTGATTTTTATCAGCAAGCTTTCGATATAGCAAAAGAAGATGCCCATAAAGATCTATTCTGTTTATTGAAAAACGAAGAAATTATTCATTTTGAAACATTTAGTAAAATTTTTGATACAGTAAATAAGAATAAAGAGGCAGCTTCAGAGGAATATTTGTTTGATCCTGAGACTTCCCGTTATCTTACAGTGCTGGCAGAAGGTCATGTATTCCCAACAGCAGCCGATGCGAAAGTTAAAATTGCGGAAGTGACAACAGTTCGCGAAATTTTACAAATGGCCATTCAAGCTGAAAAAGATTCTATATTGTTTTATGATGAATTAGCAACTAAATCAAAATTCGAAGACGCTAAGAAAATCTTTACAACTCTTAAAGCAGAAGAACAAACCCACGTAGTTAAATTACGCAAAATTCTTGATACCTTAGCTTAAGTAAATATATTATCCTCACCAGAATAATCGCGGCATAGTTTCCGCGATTATTCTTTTACCAATAAATATTAAAGATTGTACTTTCCAGCAGGAAATATTCTGAAAATAGGGAATTATATATACTAGAATATAGCCTATCATATAGAAAGGTAGGAGGGGGTTACGTAATGACTAAAGGAATGGGAAAACGTGCTCATCATAGAGAGGACATGAAAAAGTTAAATCAAACTGCACTTACGATTGGTGGTGTGTTAGGAGCTATTTGCTTAATAGCGGTCGTCGTCTCTCTTTTGTATAAGTGATATAAAGTGCCTTTGGGCACTTTTTCTTTTGGGTATAAAAAGTATCAGAAAAGAATGCTAAATTATATGTAGGTAAGAGATGGAAATATTGTTGAGATCAGGTTATACTGTTTATATAGAAAGAAACGTTATAAGGGGGCGGTGCTGATGATTAAAGATAAAGAATGGGTAATAAATGAAATAGAGAAAATTGCCTGTTTTGGAAAGGGACCTCGCGGCATAACTCGCTTAGCTTTTAGCCAAACCGCTGTAGAATCGCAAGAATACATAATAAGCTTAATGAAGCAGGAAGGCCTAGTCGTCACAGTCGATCAAATTGGCAATATTATTGGTCGTCTAGAGGGCAAAGATAATACATTACCAGCAGTAGCTACGGGTTCCCATTTGGATACAGTGCCAGAGGGGGGCAAGTATGACGGTGTACTTGGAGTAATTGGCGGGTTAGCAGCGATACGTCGTTTAAAAGATAGAGGAGGCTTAACACACCCAGTTGAGTTGATTGTTTTTGCTTCTGAAGAATCAAGTCGCTTTGGTTTTGCTACAATAGGAAGTAAAACTATGGTGGGATTAGCTAATAGCATTGCTTGGAGTAAGGCTAAAGACCAAGATGGCAGGAGTTTTCCAGAAGTAATGTTAGAAAATCGTTATGATTTAGAACATCTCAGTGCTGCAGCACGAAGTAGTGAGGAAATAAAGGCATTTATTGAACTTCATATTGAGCAGGGAAAGGTGTTAGAAAAGGAAGAAAAAACGATAGGAATAGTGGAAGCCATCGCTGCTCCTACACGTCTTAAGATTATAGTAGAGGGCGTAGCTGCTCATTCAGGCTCTACTCCAATGGAAGAGCGACAAGATGCCCTAGTAAGTGCTTCTATGATCGTGTTAGCGATACAAGAGATCGGACTCGAACAATCAAGCTACGGCACAGTAGCTACGGTAGGCATGCTCAAAGTCCACCCAGGTTCTATCAATGTTATTCCTGGTATGGTGGAAATGCATGTAGATATTCGCGGCATAGATCATGAAAGTATTATTGAATGTTTACAGGATATTAAGGATGCGGTTAGCGCAATTGCGGAAGAGCAAGAAACTGGGGTTTCCATCGTAATGCTTTCAGCAGAAAAGCCTGTAAAAATGAATAAAGAAATTATGAGTCTTATTAAGAAGGTTTGTAATGAAAAAAATGTGCCTTACCAATTTTTACATAGCCGAGCAGGTCATGATGCTATGAATCTATCTCGCTTAGCACCAACGGGTATGATATTTGTTCCTTCCAAAGATGGAATCAGTCACAATCCAGAAGAGTACACGAAGGATGATGATATAATGGTAGGAATTGATATTCTAACGGAAACTTTATATCAGTTGGCAAAGTAGACTCATGGTTTTGTTCATAATGAAATATCGAAAAAGCCAGTAGTAGAGCGGTCTTAAGACGGCTCTATTTTTTTTAGGCAGTTATTACCGTTACTAATTATGTAAACAGTATGGTAAAATGACAGGGACAGGACTTATCCATGACGTATTTTGAAAGGGGATTTTGAATGAAAAAATTAATTGCCAGTATATGTGCAGTTGTGGCAGTTCACTTCTTTTCTCCTGCCATGCCAGTTCATGCTGCAGCCTTAGATGAGCAGTTGGCACAGTTGGTTGCGCAAAATGCTAGTGTTGATCGCATACAACAACTGTTGCTATTAAAGAAACAATGGGAGCAGGGAAATAAACAGGGACTATTAGAAAACTTGGCAAAAACGGCTATAAACCAATCAAGTCAAGTGAGCACTGCCAATGCCTTAGTGCAAGGTAATGTGAACCAAGTAGTAAGCAATGCTTTACGCCAACAGGTTGAGCAAAAGATTACAGATCAAGCAATTCCTTATGGAAAAGAATTAGCGGCAATTGCTGCATTATTTAATAATCAATCCTTGGCACCAAAAGCTGTCCAAGAGAGTAATTCTCTGACAGCAGCGCCTCAAAATTATAAGAGAGTATTAAATATGACTTCTACGGCCTATGCGCCTGGGCCATTAGATAATGGTAAATGGGGTAATAAGAATTATGTAGGTGGCGCTGTGCGTCCAGGAGTGGCCGCAGTAGATCCTAATGTCATTCCAATGGGAACAAAATTGTGGGTAGAAGGTTATGGTGAAGCTGTCGCAGATGATCAAGGCAGTGCTATTAAAGGCAATCGTATTGATTTAGTCTTTAATAATCGTCAAGATGCTCTTGATTATGGAATTAAGAACGTAAAAGTATATGTATTAAATTAATCAAAAAATGGCTCTAGTGAGTAACTATAAGTTACATGCTAGAGCCATTTTTTGTTATTTGATAACCTATAAAATATAACAGTTACAGGTTCCTACAATTGTTTCCGTATGTTTTCTCTTGCTAACGTAAGTGCGGCAGGGAGCTCGCCAATATTACTACCGCCTCCTTGAGCAGATTGCTCATTTCCGCCACCTTTTCCATCTAATAGAGGGAGTATCTTTTTTACTTCTTGACCCATGTGAAGAGCAACATCCGATGAAGCGGAAAAAACAAGGTGAACTTTAGTTTGTTCTTGATTTACCCCAGCGATAAGAGCGATGGTATAGGGGTTACTACTCAGTTCCTTGGCGATATAATTTACCTCGTTAGGGCTAGCGTCTGTGAGAGTATGTACAATTAATTTATGATGATTAATGACTTCTCCTTGTTGATAAAGAGTAACTGCGAGATTGCGGTGTAATTCTTGCTTTAATAAGGCTAATTCTTTGGTAGTAGTCTCTAACTTCTGCAATTGTTTTTCTACGCCATTAAGAACATTAGGAATAGGCAATGATAGGCAACTTGCTAGTTGATGCAGAATCGTATTCTTTTGCTGATAGTCTGCGAGGCCGCGCCAGCCGCAGACAAAATCAACTCGTACGCCATTTTTCTTACGCTCCCAGCTAAGAATTTTAATACAGCCGATTTCTCCTGTATTGGCAACATGAGTACCGCAACAAGCAGAGTAGTCAAAATTAGCGATTTCCACTAGTCGTATTTCAGAAAAGTCTTTTGCAGGAGGTTTGCGTAAGGGGAAGTTCTGCAAGTTAGATTGATTCAACCAGTGAGTATGTACGGCTTGTGCTTGGATAACAACTTGATTGGCTGCTATTTCTACGGATTCTAGATTTTCAGGTGTTAGAAATTCAATATCTAAATCAATTTGGCTGGATTCTTTGCCTAAATGAAATCCGACAGTATTTGCTTTTAGTATAGAGTAAAATGCACCAGAGAGAATATGTTGACCGCTATGTTGCTGCATATGATCAAAACGCCTCTCCCAGTTAATCCGTCCCTGTACACTGCGAGTAATTGGTTCTGCTTCAAGGATATGAACGACATTTTCGCCATCTTCCTGAACTTCGATAACAGCTAGATCGTCAATATAGCCAAGGTCGAAGGGTTGTCCACCTGATTCTGGATAAAAAGCAGTTCGGTCTAAGATGACAGCCCACCTATTATTAGGTAAGGGGCTAGCTTGTATAATATTGGCATTAAATTCTTTTATATAAGCATTTTCGTGGTAAAGTTTTGTAGTTGTCAAGAAGATACCTCCTATAATAACTGGTTTTGATAAGCTATAGATACTATTATACTATTTTTTCCTTCTTGCACATATATTTTTTGGGAGAGGTTGTGTAGGGGGAATAGGTGTGACAATTTTAAAGGTAAAAAAATCACAAGTTTTTTATAGTGTAGCTATTTTACTTCTTATGAGTCTTATCTTTGGGATGGTTGGTTTTGAATACATGGATGAACAAGAGTTGGCGGCTATTGAAAATCAGCCTAAAACTGCACCGATCGGAGCAGTAAGCATTGTTGTTAAAGTCTCTCAGCGAGTCTTAGAAGTATATAGTGATGGAAACCTACATAAAACATACCGAATTGCGGTTGGTAAGAGTGGAACTCCGACGCCCATTGGCGAGTGGAATGTAGTATGGAAAGACTATAATTGGGGAACTGGATTTGGTACTCGTTGGATAGGGATTAATGTGCCCTGGGGAATTTATGGTATTCATGGAACAAACAAACCATGGATAAATCAACATGACAAAATTATACTGTCTCCCATACGATCTTAAATATAGGCGGCTTACTGCGTGAGCCTTTCCCAGAGTGATTATCAATTCTAGTTACGGTTATTTTACTAATAGTGGCGGTAATGATTTTTCTTTTTTGTTCCTTCGTTAATTCACCCTGGTCTACGAGGAGGCGCATATTTTTTGCTAACGATGCAAAAGACGGCTTATTCTGTGAAATAATCACGGGAGCGAGGCTGTCTTTTCTGCTTTTTATAGTATTTAACTGTGAATTGATTGCTGTTAGTTCCTTTTCTGCTTCGGCTTCGGGTAAGATTTGCTGCCTAAACCACCGGGCAATAGTTTCACGCCGTTTAATCAACTCAGTCTCTAATTTAGTGATTTTCTCCAATTCGGAACTATGGTCAACTATTTCTTGTTTGGGCATATATTTTTTTGCCTTTTCAGGGTCTAAGAACGATTCCATTAACATAGTCCAAATATCCTGATCTATCGCATTGGCTGGAAGACTTCTACTTTCGCATTTAAATCCTGCAGCCTTTAAGTTAGGGTTACGTTGCGTTAGGCATTGGTAATACGGTTTATAGCTACCGTCACGGAATGCACAGTGGTGAGCAACCATTCTACGTCCACATACACCGCAATATAAAATTCCAGACAGTAGGTAAGGGTACATCATTGGCCGCTTAGTTTTGATTTTATTGCGGTCTAATTGTGCCTGTGTACGATTGAATAATTCTTCCGGTATGATTTCCGGAACAGGGATGTTAATCCATTCATTTTCAGGACGATGTGTAATAAGCTTGCTTTTTATGCCAGTTTTCTGTTGCCTTATTTTCATGCTTGCAAATACACCTGTATAGGTATGATTTTTTAAAATTCTATATATGGTTGATGTTGGCCATATAGCTTTGCCAGTCGGAGAGGGGATAGCCTTATCTTTTAAATACGTTTGTATACTGACAACGCTGTCCTGGTGCTCTACTACACGATTATAGATATCCTTGATAATTGCTGCTTGATCGGGATTGATTTTATAAGATTTAGTCTCTTTAATATAATCGTAGCCAAATAGATTGCTATTAGATAGTTTTTTATCTTGGGCCTTTTTGCGTTTACCGCGCATAGATCGTTCACGAATCTTCTCTTTTTCGAATTCAGCCACAGCTCCGCGCATGGAAAAGAAGAGTCTTCCTTCTGGGCTAGAATCATACTGACCAGTAACGAAATGCAGTTTTACATTATTACGCTCCAATTCTTCGGAGATAAGGAGTTGAATAAATAGCTTTCTGGCAAGTCTGTCTGGGTCATATACGGCTACTATATTAATGCGTCCTTCGTCTGCATCATCCCTAAGATTGGATATAGCTGGTCTGTCTATGTATTCACCGCTATAACCATCATCAACATATTCAATTATATCGTGATAGCCTAGTCCTTGAAGATAAGTTTTACAGGATGCTATTTGATCCGGTAAAGAATATCCATGCTTGGCTTGGTCTTCTGTACTTACACGTGCGTAGATGGCTGCTCTCATTACGTCTCCTTACTAGTGCATATTAATTACTTTCATAGAATTATATTTATGGCCTAGTTTTAAAAAGACACAGCCTGACCACGCTAATAGTGGAATAGTGCTGTATCTTTTGCTAGGATTTACTATTTAATTAGGCGTTTCAGTGATTATCCATTAAATTAGTACATTTTTGTCGAAATAAATCGAAAACAAGTAAAGATGATGCACTTTTTGTATCATTTTCGATTTTTAGACAGTTTTAGACTTTGTCGGACAATTCGCGGTAAAATTTTTACTTCCCCGATGCTGCAGCCTGTTCTTTTGCAGGTTGATTAACTTCAATAACTGTATCAATAATTTTTTTAGCTTGCTCCGGCAAGTTTTTTATTTTGTCGTCGTAGTTTGGTTTATGGTTTAGAGGCTCATTTGTTGCAATTAACTCCATTGGAGAAATTTCTAATGCGGAACATAGTTTTTCAACTGTATCCCACGAGGGGGATGTGTTTTTTAATTCAATTTCTCTTAATGTTGATTGGGCGATCCCAGCAGCTTTGGCTAATTTGGTAGTACTATATCCTCGGAAATTTCTCCAATACGTGATTTTTTCAGCAATATCCATTTATTTTACCTCATTTAACGATTTTTCGTTATGTTATATAGAGATTATAACAAGAAAATTTATAAAATATTAAACTAAATACCGTTGACGCATAACTAAATATAGTTTAAGATTAAAACAAACGAAATACAGTTTAAAAATGGAGGTGAAAAACGATATGTCGTTAGGAAAGAGAATAAAATTATTCCGCAATCAACTAAGGAAGTCGCAAAAAGAAATTGAGAGTATTACTGGTATCCCACAAACTACCTTAAGTGGATGGGAAAATGACAATTCTGAACCAGCAGCATCAGATATTATAAAGCTTGCTTCGGTTCTTAGAGTAACGGTTAATGATCTGCTATATGAGCTCAGTGGTGAAGATGAAACCAGTAATCCAGTCAATGTAAAGCTAGTAGGGTAGAAAGGGGGGGTGAGACAATTGGAAAAAGTAGAAATAATTAAATCCGTTAATGTTTTTTTAGTTAACTTGACGGTCTTAGAAAAGCAATTGGAGATACTTTTATCTGCTGTGAAGGAAGTAAATGAATTAGCAAAATTAAAAGGCACAGGCGCAGAATAATTATTGAATTAGCTTAAATTGTTTTTATCAGGAAACAGGGAGAGATAGTTTTCAAGTGCGTTTTTATCAGTACTAGCATGATTTTCTGTGCTGCACTTGCTACAAACAAGTGTTTCGCCTCCCATAAACACCGCTAGTACATCAAAACGCAATATATTATCACACTTAGTACACTTCTTTTCTAAGGTTTGCCCAAGAAGGTCATTTAAAGCTTTTTCTTGGTCTTGGTTCAATTAATCACATCCTAACTGCGCCTGTGCCAAGCTATTGTCTTCGACATTATAAAGAAAAATATCCTGCTTTAGTTAGGAGGGTAGAAAGGGGATGAGGAAACAATGATATCAGAAGAAAAAGGTACTGATAGAGAAAAACCAATAATGGTAGAGGTTAATGAAGAAACGTTTAATTTTCTCAAGGGAAAAAAACAAAAGCAGGATCATCTAATTGCTTTCATAAGCGAAAAATTGAAAAATCATTCGAGTGATGAAGTTAGTGAAAAATTGAATTTTGCTTTAGAACTTTTTTATGAAGTAGAAAAAAGTGGCGTGGCCGATGTTATTACAACAATAAAAGTTGCTCAATCAATCACACTGCAAAAAAATAAGTTATTTAAGAGTAGCACAACAAGGTGATAGAAAGCTAGCAGGATAGAAAGGGGGTTGAGAAAATGTTAGCGACAAATGAAACCGCCACTACTGGTAATAGTGACGGTAATCAAATTAAAAGCAAACATACTGATTTTGCAGTTGCTCATATTGCAGAAGAAATCGCAAAACAATTTATTAAATTTGGAATAGGTAATAAAAAAGCCAAGCTCATATTTGACGAAGTATTAAAGCTCGTAAAATTATTCGATGCTTGATCTTAGTTCATTATAGAAATCTTCTAGTTTTTTAAATTCTGAATGAGTTTCTTGTAAGCTATGATCGGTTTTTAGAGAATCTAAGTATTCTTGATTTACAAACAGAAACTGATGGTAAAACTGTTCTACTAGGTAATTAGGGCCTTTAGATTCTCTGATCAAATAATATTGATTCTGAAATTGTTTTGCACATTGGAAAGCTTGGTTCATGAATTGTAAAGAGACATAAAGTTTATTAGAAATATTCTCTTCTTCAATATATGTATCTATTGCATATTCGGAATTCAAGATGCACTCATGAGCCACTTGTAGTAAATATTCCATGCGGTTATCCATCATATCACCTCCTTCAAGGTGCAATTCGACAAAAGGCATAAATCACCTGTATTAAATTGTAAAAGAACAGAAGGGAATTGCTAAAAAAGAAAGTCATTTATTTTAAGCAAGGGATGCTAGACAGGGTAGATTATTTATCAATTTCAATTTCTCCATATTTTTCTTCATAGTTTTGTACATAACGTTTCAAAATGAGTTCAGCCTCTTTGCTTACGGAGCGCCCGTGAATTTGAGCTAGGCGCTGCAGTTTAGCTTTAAATATATCATCAGCTGTACGTACTGTTATTGGTGATAAATTAGACGGCAATTGCAACGCCTCCTACAAGGTATTCAAATTCAAGGATAACACAAAAGAGGCGGAACGGTTCAGAGTGGTGCTGTATGCATCTAAACGTTAACAAAGTGATGCACTTAACTTAAAAAAATCCAGTAATGTTGGAAAAGCTGTCGCACATAGATTGTATGGGAGGGGATGTTATGATTGACGCGGCGTTGTCTAGCATGCCAGTAAGTGAGAAAGCAAAAGAAGCTTTCAACAAAGTAGTTATGGAAATTCTATGTGAGATAGAGATGGAGAAATTCAAAAAGCTTAGTCATAATGTAACTCAATCTGATGAAGTAACTACGGAAATAGCCAGTTAGTCTGGCTTATGAATAAATTGGACAGGCAGGGTGATTGTATGGAAATTAATAATGTCCGTTATCCTTTTGCAATAATCACAACATCGCGACAAGCTCAACGGCTAGAGAACTTATTCTTGTTAGCGCTTCTTCTACTGGTGCTCTTTTTCGTGCCAGGTGAATTGTAAAAAAGAAAGCCTATCGTGTGGACAGGCTAAGTGGGGGTGAGAACGTAAGAAGTTGTCCTCTGATATAAGTATAGCAAATCATTCTGTCAGATAGTTTAGTGATATTCCGACAAAAGGAAGTGGTAAAAAATGATAGACGTACCAATGATGGATAGTATTGGTGACATGCTTGAATTAGCAATTATGTGCTGTGATCGACCACCGAAAGCACTAGCGGCAGATATAGGGTATTCAGTAGATTCTATTTACTCGGCTTGTAAGAATGCAAGAGCGATACCTAATAAGGCTAGGCAGAAACTATCCCAAATGAATAGTATTGCTGCTTCAGCAGTTGCATTAGAAGCTACTGGGTTCATGAAACTATTCGGATACCAAAAGGTTGATAGGCATGTGCAAAGCATGATCCTTCGTCTTAAAAAACAGGACAAAGAGGTCTTTGTATTGCTTGAAGATCTGCCAACTATCTTACTAGACAAAAATGATCGTAAAGATTTATCCGAAAATGAATTGAATGATTTAGAACTAACAGCACATAGGCTAGTAGATCGTGCAAATTCAACTATTAATCTAATCATGGAACTGGAATATAAGTATGGATTAGGTGTTACACAGTACATGCAGGGCAAAGAAAAATCGCCTGTGTTGGCGCACAGACGACTTAGTTAAAATATCAAATTCACCCCGATTATACCACGCCATATAATGCGGGGTCAATGGGAGGGCGTTATACATGAGTAAATTGACATTTGAGAGTTTTAGAAAACTACATAATTTATATCCAAAAACGGATAAAGCATATATCAGCGGTTATGAGTACGCTAAAAAACATGATCTTTTTAAATTAATGAGTGTAAATGAATTAATAGAAGCTCTGCGGGTCTATGTGGACATTGGCAGAGAAAATAAAGATATTCGTGCATTTGGTTTTGCCCAAGCAATCAGAGAAATGATCGGAGAGCGCCTGGGTGTAGCTGCATGAGTCAGAGGGTTATCTAATGTTCAAGACACAAGGTAAATAAGGGGGCGGGTTATAAGTGGCATATAAAAAATATCATCCCCACAAGTGCGGTGAATGTCGTTTTATTAATCGTGATGCCTATCGTGGAGCCGGGAAGAAAGTGTGCTATGAGATACAGCGTAATATTAATAATCAGAAAGTTGCAGTAGAAGTGACGGAAACTCAAAAAGCCTGTAATAACTTTCTTGTCGCGAAAAAAATAGACAGGGTAGGATGATACCTACTTGGGAAAATGTCAAAGATTTAAATTTTGGAGGAGGTAAATTAAAAACCCTTACGAGCTACTGCAAATAGCTTGTAAGGGTTTACTAGAGAGACTGTACATACGATGTAATTCGGTTAATTAATTATATTATATGTACGCAAAAATATCAATAAAAATACGGCTTAAGGCCGTAATTAACTTGATAAAGCTAATTAATACTAGAAGAAAACTATACACTTTCTATCTACAGTATATTCAATTCAGAAAAAAATATACCAAATAGAAAATATAGTTAAAAATAGGAGAAGTTAGATGTCGTACAGAGAAAAAATAACAACAGCTGGTAAGATCAAGGATGTTATTAAATACCATACCAGTAGAAATACATCATCTAAACGACCAAGAAATAAAAATATGAATCCTACATCTGAATTACAGAAAAAAGGCAATGAGAGAAGATCATATGAAAGCCTTTACTATGATATGAGTGAAAATTTTAAAGAAGATGATTTGTACCTAACATGTACTTATGGGAAAAACATGGAAGAACCACAACCCAAAGAGGCAAAGTCATTATTTAAAAAGGCTATTGATAAATTACGTTACCAATACAAAAAAGTAGGAGCTGTACTGAAATATATAGGCGTAACAGAACATAAAAAAGGACGCATACATCACCATTTATTAATTAACAATGTCCAATTGGGAATTAAAGCGATTAAAAAGGTTTGGAATTTAGGTTTTACTAAAATACAGCTTTTTGGAGGTGAGCCGGAAGATTGTGAACGTCTTGCCAACTATTTTATCAAAGAGAGTAAAAATACTTTTAATACTGAGGATAAAGTACATGGTCGGCGCTGGATCAGTAGTAATAACTTAGTTCATCCAGATAAAACACCAAAAATAAGAACCGTACATGCTAGCTCATGGAAAGAAGAACCGAAGCCTATTAAGGGCTATTATATTGCAGAAGTTAAAAGAGGTCATACGGAACATAATTATCCATATTTGTTTTATCGCATGATTAAGATTCCAGGCAGTGACGAAGATCGAATATGATTTGCCATCTGTTCTGTTAATTACATAGTATCAGATATTTTTGTCAGATAGTTTATAGAAATTCCGACAGAATAAGGGCAAAAAGAAAGGGGGAAATAATTTGAATAAAGTGATCATAGTGGGGCGC is a window of Pelosinus sp. IPA-1 DNA encoding:
- a CDS encoding L,D-transpeptidase, with translation MTILKVKKSQVFYSVAILLLMSLIFGMVGFEYMDEQELAAIENQPKTAPIGAVSIVVKVSQRVLEVYSDGNLHKTYRIAVGKSGTPTPIGEWNVVWKDYNWGTGFGTRWIGINVPWGIYGIHGTNKPWINQHDKIILSPIRS
- a CDS encoding 3D domain-containing protein; its protein translation is MKKLIASICAVVAVHFFSPAMPVHAAALDEQLAQLVAQNASVDRIQQLLLLKKQWEQGNKQGLLENLAKTAINQSSQVSTANALVQGNVNQVVSNALRQQVEQKITDQAIPYGKELAAIAALFNNQSLAPKAVQESNSLTAAPQNYKRVLNMTSTAYAPGPLDNGKWGNKNYVGGAVRPGVAAVDPNVIPMGTKLWVEGYGEAVADDQGSAIKGNRIDLVFNNRQDALDYGIKNVKVYVLN
- a CDS encoding helix-turn-helix transcriptional regulator, which translates into the protein MDIAEKITYWRNFRGYSTTKLAKAAGIAQSTLREIELKNTSPSWDTVEKLCSALEISPMELIATNEPLNHKPNYDDKIKNLPEQAKKIIDTVIEVNQPAKEQAAASGK
- a CDS encoding ferritin family protein codes for the protein MDVKLFSDLEGLRIAMDIEEQGRDFYQQAFDIAKEDAHKDLFCLLKNEEIIHFETFSKIFDTVNKNKEAASEEYLFDPETSRYLTVLAEGHVFPTAADAKVKIAEVTTVREILQMAIQAEKDSILFYDELATKSKFEDAKKIFTTLKAEEQTHVVKLRKILDTLA
- a CDS encoding recombinase family protein, whose protein sequence is MRAAIYARVSTEDQAKHGYSLPDQIASCKTYLQGLGYHDIIEYVDDGYSGEYIDRPAISNLRDDADEGRINIVAVYDPDRLARKLFIQLLISEELERNNVKLHFVTGQYDSSPEGRLFFSMRGAVAEFEKEKIRERSMRGKRKKAQDKKLSNSNLFGYDYIKETKSYKINPDQAAIIKDIYNRVVEHQDSVVSIQTYLKDKAIPSPTGKAIWPTSTIYRILKNHTYTGVFASMKIRQQKTGIKSKLITHRPENEWINIPVPEIIPEELFNRTQAQLDRNKIKTKRPMMYPYLLSGILYCGVCGRRMVAHHCAFRDGSYKPYYQCLTQRNPNLKAAGFKCESRSLPANAIDQDIWTMLMESFLDPEKAKKYMPKQEIVDHSSELEKITKLETELIKRRETIARWFRQQILPEAEAEKELTAINSQLNTIKSRKDSLAPVIISQNKPSFASLAKNMRLLVDQGELTKEQKRKIITATISKITVTRIDNHSGKGSRSKPPIFKIVWETV
- a CDS encoding DUF2970 domain-containing protein; amino-acid sequence: MTKGMGKRAHHREDMKKLNQTALTIGGVLGAICLIAVVVSLLYK
- a CDS encoding DHHA1 domain-containing protein; this translates as MTTTKLYHENAYIKEFNANIIQASPLPNNRWAVILDRTAFYPESGGQPFDLGYIDDLAVIEVQEDGENVVHILEAEPITRSVQGRINWERRFDHMQQHSGQHILSGAFYSILKANTVGFHLGKESSQIDLDIEFLTPENLESVEIAANQVVIQAQAVHTHWLNQSNLQNFPLRKPPAKDFSEIRLVEIANFDYSACCGTHVANTGEIGCIKILSWERKKNGVRVDFVCGWRGLADYQQKNTILHQLASCLSLPIPNVLNGVEKQLQKLETTTKELALLKQELHRNLAVTLYQQGEVINHHKLIVHTLTDASPNEVNYIAKELSSNPYTIALIAGVNQEQTKVHLVFSASSDVALHMGQEVKKILPLLDGKGGGNEQSAQGGGSNIGELPAALTLARENIRKQL
- a CDS encoding Zn-dependent hydrolase, with translation MIKDKEWVINEIEKIACFGKGPRGITRLAFSQTAVESQEYIISLMKQEGLVVTVDQIGNIIGRLEGKDNTLPAVATGSHLDTVPEGGKYDGVLGVIGGLAAIRRLKDRGGLTHPVELIVFASEESSRFGFATIGSKTMVGLANSIAWSKAKDQDGRSFPEVMLENRYDLEHLSAAARSSEEIKAFIELHIEQGKVLEKEEKTIGIVEAIAAPTRLKIIVEGVAAHSGSTPMEERQDALVSASMIVLAIQEIGLEQSSYGTVATVGMLKVHPGSINVIPGMVEMHVDIRGIDHESIIECLQDIKDAVSAIAEEQETGVSIVMLSAEKPVKMNKEIMSLIKKVCNEKNVPYQFLHSRAGHDAMNLSRLAPTGMIFVPSKDGISHNPEEYTKDDDIMVGIDILTETLYQLAK
- a CDS encoding helix-turn-helix transcriptional regulator, encoding MSLGKRIKLFRNQLRKSQKEIESITGIPQTTLSGWENDNSEPAASDIIKLASVLRVTVNDLLYELSGEDETSNPVNVKLVG